In Synechococcus sp. CB0101, a genomic segment contains:
- a CDS encoding low molecular weight protein-tyrosine-phosphatase, whose amino-acid sequence MAEQRLLFVCLGNICRSPAAEGVFLHLIAREGLEDRFVVDSAGTGGWHVGNPADRRMRAAAERRGIHLPSRARQIELADFSAFDRILTMDDDNLRNVRSLARELRDRPGLARIEPMTSHCRQHRASEVPDPYYGGEQGFEHVLDLLEDACGGLLESLLREER is encoded by the coding sequence ATGGCTGAGCAGCGCCTGTTGTTTGTCTGCCTCGGCAACATCTGCCGCTCACCGGCCGCCGAGGGGGTGTTTTTGCACCTGATCGCCCGCGAGGGTCTGGAAGATCGCTTTGTGGTGGATAGCGCCGGCACCGGTGGCTGGCACGTGGGCAACCCCGCGGATCGGCGCATGCGCGCCGCCGCGGAGCGCCGCGGCATTCATCTGCCCAGCCGCGCGCGCCAGATCGAGCTGGCGGATTTCAGCGCCTTCGATCGCATCCTCACCATGGATGACGACAACCTGCGCAACGTGCGTTCTCTGGCGCGCGAACTGCGGGATCGGCCGGGTCTGGCGAGGATTGAGCCGATGACCAGCCACTGCCGCCAGCACCGGGCCAGCGAGGTGCCCGATCCCTATTACGGAGGCGAGCAGGGCTTCGAGCATGTGCTCGATCTGCTGGAGGATGCCTGCGGTGGGCTGCTCGAGAGCCTGCTGCGCGAGGAGCGCTAG
- a CDS encoding bifunctional pantoate--beta-alanine ligase/(d)CMP kinase, protein MEAWRRSTGAAPLHFVPTMGALHAGHQSLISRAARPVAGLQPQVLVSVFVNPLQFGAHEDFGRYPRQLERDAELAEAAGAHALFAPSVEELYPAGDGELTRIQPPESLQRGLCGRHRPGHFNGVATVVARLLGLIRPDQLLLGEKDWQQLVILQRMAADLGLPVQVVGCPTLRESDGLALSSRNSYLSPAQRQQASALPQALQAAAASPLPPGSALAPALAQVQQQLEQAGLVLDYVEAVCPRSLQPRSSLSGLTLLAAAAHCGPSRLIDHVFLMSRAPIVAIDGPAGAGKSTVTRAFAERLGLIYLDTGAMYRAVTWLVQQSGADASDAAAVAPLLEGLDLQLSTAAAGSQRVSVNGHDVTEAIRSPEVTAQVSVVAAHGCVREALTRQQQAMGKRGGLVAEGRDIGTAVFPDAELKVFLTATVAERARRRALDLEQRGFAVPALAELEAQIAERDHLDSTRDVAPLTQAGDAVELITDGLSIDAVIEQLVQLFRQRVPHDAWPEPAA, encoded by the coding sequence CTGGAGGCCTGGCGCCGCAGCACCGGTGCGGCGCCTCTGCATTTCGTGCCCACGATGGGCGCCCTGCACGCTGGGCACCAGAGCCTGATCAGCCGGGCTGCACGGCCCGTGGCGGGCCTGCAGCCGCAGGTGTTGGTGAGCGTGTTCGTGAACCCTCTGCAATTCGGGGCCCACGAGGATTTCGGCCGCTACCCCCGCCAGCTCGAGCGGGATGCCGAGCTGGCCGAGGCCGCCGGCGCCCATGCCCTCTTCGCCCCCAGCGTGGAGGAGCTCTACCCCGCCGGCGACGGCGAACTCACGCGGATCCAACCGCCCGAATCCCTGCAGAGGGGCCTATGCGGCCGGCACCGCCCCGGCCACTTCAACGGCGTGGCCACGGTGGTGGCACGGCTGCTGGGGTTGATCCGGCCCGATCAGCTCCTGCTGGGCGAAAAGGATTGGCAACAGCTGGTAATCCTGCAGCGGATGGCTGCGGATCTGGGCCTGCCGGTGCAGGTGGTGGGCTGCCCCACCCTGCGGGAGAGCGACGGCCTGGCGCTGAGCTCACGCAACAGCTACCTCAGCCCGGCACAGCGCCAGCAGGCCAGCGCATTGCCCCAGGCGCTGCAGGCTGCCGCCGCCTCCCCGCTGCCCCCTGGCAGCGCCCTGGCCCCCGCCCTGGCGCAGGTGCAGCAGCAGCTGGAGCAGGCCGGCCTGGTGCTCGACTATGTAGAAGCGGTGTGCCCCCGCAGCCTGCAGCCCCGCAGCAGCCTCTCGGGCCTCACCCTCCTGGCTGCCGCCGCCCACTGCGGCCCCAGCCGCCTAATCGACCACGTGTTTCTGATGAGCCGAGCCCCGATCGTTGCCATCGACGGCCCTGCCGGAGCCGGCAAGAGCACGGTGACCCGCGCCTTTGCTGAGCGGCTTGGGCTGATCTATCTCGACACCGGCGCCATGTACCGGGCCGTGACCTGGCTGGTGCAGCAAAGCGGCGCGGACGCCAGCGATGCCGCCGCGGTGGCGCCGCTGCTGGAGGGCCTCGATCTGCAGCTGAGCACCGCCGCCGCCGGGAGCCAACGGGTGAGCGTGAACGGCCACGACGTGACCGAGGCAATCCGCTCACCGGAGGTGACCGCCCAGGTGTCGGTGGTGGCAGCCCATGGCTGCGTGCGCGAAGCGCTCACCCGCCAGCAGCAGGCGATGGGCAAACGGGGCGGGCTGGTGGCCGAAGGACGCGACATCGGCACCGCCGTGTTTCCCGATGCCGAACTGAAGGTGTTTCTCACCGCCACGGTGGCCGAACGGGCCCGCCGCCGCGCCCTTGATCTGGAGCAGCGCGGCTTTGCCGTGCCGGCTCTGGCGGAACTCGAGGCCCAGATCGCCGAACGCGACCATCTCGATTCCACGCGGGACGTGGCCCCGCTCACCCAGGCCGGCGATGCGGTGGAGCTGATCACCGATGGCCTGAGCATCGACGCGGTGATCGAGCAGCTGGTGCAGCTGTTCCGCCAGCGGGTGCCCCACGACGCCTGGCCGGAGCCCGCGGCCTAG
- a CDS encoding septal ring lytic transglycosylase RlpA family protein, with translation MRRLCLLGGSALLLSGSTGLPPAFATTGRVAAEAGSPSLDLAIRSVEPSLESAEPSDELPIKPAAPVLPIATPPQQPRVKSVSKGQASWYGPGFYGNRTANGEVFRPGTLTAAHRTLPFGTKVRVTNLGNGRSAIVRINDRGPFHGNRVIDLAHGAANNLGLISSGIANVKLEVLQP, from the coding sequence ATGCGTCGCCTCTGTCTCCTTGGTGGTTCGGCACTGTTGCTCTCCGGCAGCACTGGTTTGCCCCCGGCCTTCGCCACCACCGGCCGCGTTGCTGCTGAAGCTGGCAGCCCTTCCCTCGATCTGGCCATCCGCAGCGTGGAGCCCAGCCTCGAGTCGGCCGAGCCCTCAGACGAGCTCCCGATCAAACCCGCCGCACCCGTGCTGCCCATCGCCACACCCCCGCAGCAACCGCGGGTGAAGTCGGTGAGCAAAGGTCAAGCCAGCTGGTACGGCCCCGGCTTCTACGGAAACCGCACCGCCAACGGTGAGGTGTTCCGTCCCGGCACCCTCACTGCAGCGCATCGCACCCTGCCCTTCGGCACCAAGGTGCGCGTCACCAACCTGGGCAACGGCCGCAGCGCCATCGTGCGCATCAACGATCGGGGCCCCTTCCATGGCAACCGCGTGATTGACCTGGCCCATGGCGCTGCCAACAACCTGGGCTTGATCTCCAGCGGCATCGCCAACGTGAAGCTGGAAGTACTTCAGCCCTGA
- the purM gene encoding phosphoribosylformylglycinamidine cyclo-ligase gives MDYRTAGVDVEAGRAFVERIRSSVESTRRPEVLGGLGGFGGLCRLPQGMRKPLLVSGTDGVGTKLELAQAHGQHHGVGIDLVAMCVNDVITSGAQPLFFLDYIATGKLTPEAMAQVVEGIADGCRQSGCALLGGETAEMPGFYGPGRYDLAGFCVAVVEEDELIDPARVQAGDRIVAVASSGVHSNGFSLVRRILDMRGVTPDTCLSPGGPGVLDALLAPTVLYASLVQALLADGLELHGMAHITGGGLPENLPRALPAGLHARLDAGSWERPALFRWLQENGEVPEADLWNTFNLGVGFCLVLPESAVDAALQVCQRQGHQAWLLGQVEAGAAGSTPLAGLPY, from the coding sequence ATGGACTACCGCACAGCCGGCGTTGATGTGGAGGCGGGGCGTGCCTTTGTGGAGCGCATCCGCTCGAGTGTTGAGTCCACGCGGCGGCCTGAGGTGCTGGGCGGTCTAGGTGGTTTCGGTGGGCTTTGTCGCTTGCCCCAGGGCATGCGCAAGCCGCTGTTGGTGTCGGGGACCGATGGTGTGGGCACCAAGCTGGAGCTGGCTCAGGCCCATGGCCAGCACCACGGGGTGGGCATTGATTTGGTGGCGATGTGCGTCAACGACGTGATCACCAGTGGCGCCCAGCCCCTGTTCTTTCTCGATTACATCGCTACCGGCAAGCTCACCCCTGAGGCCATGGCTCAGGTGGTGGAGGGCATCGCCGATGGCTGCCGCCAGAGCGGTTGTGCCCTGCTGGGCGGTGAAACGGCTGAAATGCCTGGTTTCTATGGCCCCGGCCGCTACGACCTGGCGGGCTTCTGCGTGGCCGTGGTGGAAGAAGACGAACTGATCGACCCAGCGCGGGTGCAGGCCGGCGATCGCATCGTGGCAGTGGCCAGCAGTGGCGTGCACAGCAATGGCTTCAGCCTCGTGCGCCGCATCCTGGACATGCGCGGGGTCACGCCCGACACCTGCTTGAGCCCCGGTGGCCCGGGTGTGCTGGATGCCCTGCTGGCGCCCACTGTCTTGTATGCCTCGCTAGTGCAGGCGCTGCTGGCCGATGGGCTCGAGCTCCATGGCATGGCCCACATCACCGGTGGCGGTTTGCCTGAAAATCTGCCCCGGGCCTTGCCCGCTGGTCTGCATGCCCGTCTCGATGCTGGCAGTTGGGAGCGTCCTGCGCTCTTCCGATGGCTTCAGGAGAACGGTGAGGTGCCCGAGGCCGATCTCTGGAACACCTTCAACCTCGGGGTGGGCTTCTGTCTGGTGCTGCCCGAGTCGGCTGTGGATGCGGCCCTGCAGGTCTGCCAGCGCCAAGGGCATCAGGCCTGGTTGCTGGGTCAGGTGGAGGCCGGTGCAGCCGGATCGACTCCCCTGGCTGGATTGCCGTACTGA
- a CDS encoding aldo/keto reductase: MAPTGSIMASGSGQPGIGVGTWAWGNQFLWGYDPKRDDDALAATFQRCLERGLHFFDTADSYGTGRLNGRSETLLGRFAMAAPAEQRHQLCIATKLAPFPWRFGRQGYRRAFAASQERLQGQMKRVQLHWSTARYAPWQEGPLLDGLADLVRSGAVESLGVSNVGPKRLRALHQRLADQGVPLRSLQVQLSLLAPQPIQPGGVAEVCQELQIDLIAYSPLALGLLSRSEETPSRPLTGTRRSLFRRLEPQMHQLRQRMEEIAAGRPGGLAAVALNWCRAHGAMPIPGLRSVEQVDATASALSWELSSDEQHSLDQLALMADAARMPANPFQSA; this comes from the coding sequence ATGGCCCCGACTGGCTCGATCATGGCAAGCGGCAGCGGACAACCCGGGATCGGGGTGGGCACCTGGGCCTGGGGCAATCAATTCCTGTGGGGCTACGACCCCAAACGCGACGACGATGCTCTGGCCGCCACCTTCCAGCGCTGCCTGGAGCGGGGGCTGCACTTTTTCGACACGGCCGATTCCTATGGCACAGGCCGGCTGAACGGGCGCAGTGAAACACTGCTCGGGCGCTTCGCCATGGCGGCTCCGGCCGAGCAGCGCCATCAGCTCTGCATCGCCACCAAACTGGCGCCCTTCCCCTGGCGCTTCGGCCGTCAGGGCTACCGCCGCGCCTTCGCCGCTTCCCAGGAACGGTTGCAGGGCCAGATGAAACGGGTGCAGCTGCACTGGAGCACGGCCCGCTATGCCCCCTGGCAGGAGGGCCCCTTGCTCGATGGCCTGGCTGACCTAGTGCGCAGCGGGGCGGTGGAGAGCCTTGGAGTCTCGAATGTGGGGCCCAAGCGGCTGCGCGCGCTGCACCAGCGCCTGGCGGACCAGGGCGTTCCCCTGCGCAGCCTGCAGGTGCAGCTCTCGCTGCTGGCACCGCAACCGATCCAGCCGGGTGGCGTGGCCGAGGTGTGCCAGGAGCTCCAAATCGATCTGATCGCCTACAGCCCCCTGGCCCTGGGGTTGCTCAGCCGCAGCGAGGAAACACCGAGCCGGCCGCTCACTGGCACCCGCCGCAGCCTGTTCCGGCGGCTGGAGCCCCAGATGCATCAGCTGCGGCAACGCATGGAGGAGATCGCTGCGGGCCGGCCCGGCGGCCTGGCGGCCGTGGCCCTCAACTGGTGCCGCGCCCACGGAGCCATGCCCATTCCTGGGCTGCGCAGCGTGGAGCAGGTAGACGCCACCGCCTCAGCGCTGAGCTGGGAGCTCAGCAGCGATGAGCAGCACAGCCTCGATCAGCTGGCGTTGATGGCAGACGCCGCCAGGATGCCTGCCAATCCGTTCCAAAGCGCCTGA